A portion of the Chondrinema litorale genome contains these proteins:
- the hisI gene encoding phosphoribosyl-AMP cyclohydrolase, which produces MSKKDLEETKEVRLDFEKRGGLLPVIVQDIDSMEILMLGYANKAAFEETVNTGLATFWSTSRNELWTKGKTSGDYLEIREIRVDCDQDSIVYQVHRKGSGSCHTKNSKGETRTSCFYRKINQENKLDYLEGNE; this is translated from the coding sequence ATGTCAAAAAAAGATTTAGAAGAAACCAAAGAAGTTCGCCTCGATTTTGAAAAAAGAGGCGGGCTTCTGCCTGTAATAGTTCAGGATATTGATAGCATGGAAATATTAATGCTAGGCTATGCCAACAAAGCAGCTTTTGAAGAAACTGTAAATACTGGTTTGGCCACTTTTTGGAGTACATCCAGAAACGAACTCTGGACAAAAGGTAAAACCTCTGGCGACTACCTTGAAATAAGAGAAATTAGGGTAGATTGCGACCAAGACTCAATTGTTTACCAAGTTCACAGAAAAGGTAGTGGAAGTTGCCACACAAAAAATAGTAAAGGAGAAACAAGAACATCTTGCTTCTACAGAAAAATAAACCAAGAAAATAAATTGGATTATTTAGAAGGGAATGAATAA
- a CDS encoding tetratricopeptide repeat protein — MKSKIILFFLVVAHLTCLAQDKKKYKEFRSEGDTYMEAGDLMKAKSSYEISLQNKSGDKYVTQKLKEVKNAIKVKHAQLLSEANKAYDSGNLKAALPTYNQALQYAPEDNFIIERITACSIEPGTTFMKTFGGRSYDEAQALVQLSDGSIVLAGRASPGTSSNTDMIVIKMDRDGNKAWEKKFGGDETEEALDIISTSDGNFLVVGHSDSYSGSPGIKDMFVVKLDQSGNEIWKKTYGSNVTIDEANAVVEAHTGGYLLVGNSFVNGSLEITAIKISENGDKQWERYYGGSGSEEGTDVIKTDDGYVIVGNTESKGKGKWDIWLLKVDKEGNEVWDTTFGGGDNETANAVIQTKDGGFIIAGSTYSFAFASQDFWVIKTDSEGKEIWNKPFGGLAAEEAFSLVATKDGNYVASGFQEVWDKEAQAVSDKGFDAYLVKFDDKGEKIWERANGGKNEQRAFDIAETSDGSFILVGLSKGDSRKGVEIAVLKANPQGLVAIEESEE; from the coding sequence ATGAAATCAAAAATCATCTTATTTTTTTTGGTGGTAGCTCACTTAACATGTCTGGCGCAGGATAAGAAAAAATATAAAGAGTTCAGAAGTGAGGGTGATACCTATATGGAAGCTGGAGATTTAATGAAGGCTAAGTCATCGTATGAGATTTCACTTCAGAATAAGTCGGGGGATAAATATGTAACCCAGAAGCTAAAAGAAGTAAAAAACGCTATCAAGGTAAAACATGCTCAATTATTAAGCGAAGCGAATAAAGCTTATGATTCTGGTAATCTAAAAGCTGCACTTCCAACATATAATCAAGCATTGCAATATGCGCCAGAAGATAATTTTATTATTGAGCGTATAACAGCATGTAGTATTGAACCTGGTACTACTTTTATGAAAACATTTGGTGGCAGAAGTTACGACGAGGCTCAAGCACTTGTTCAATTAAGTGATGGTAGTATCGTATTAGCGGGAAGAGCTTCTCCGGGAACATCCAGCAATACAGATATGATTGTAATTAAGATGGATAGAGACGGAAATAAGGCTTGGGAGAAAAAATTTGGTGGCGACGAAACTGAAGAAGCTTTGGATATTATCTCAACTTCTGACGGAAACTTTTTGGTGGTAGGTCATTCAGATTCTTATAGTGGTAGCCCGGGAATTAAAGATATGTTTGTTGTAAAATTAGATCAGTCTGGAAATGAAATCTGGAAAAAAACTTACGGATCAAATGTTACAATAGATGAGGCCAACGCTGTAGTAGAAGCGCATACTGGAGGATATTTGCTAGTAGGAAATTCTTTTGTAAATGGATCGCTTGAAATTACTGCAATTAAAATTTCTGAAAATGGAGATAAACAATGGGAAAGATATTATGGCGGAAGTGGTAGTGAAGAAGGTACCGATGTTATCAAAACAGATGATGGTTATGTAATTGTTGGTAATACAGAGTCTAAAGGAAAAGGTAAGTGGGATATCTGGCTTTTAAAAGTTGATAAAGAAGGGAATGAAGTATGGGATACAACTTTTGGTGGTGGAGACAACGAAACGGCAAATGCTGTTATTCAAACTAAAGATGGCGGATTTATTATTGCTGGATCGACTTATTCATTTGCATTTGCTAGCCAAGATTTTTGGGTAATTAAAACAGATAGCGAAGGTAAAGAGATTTGGAATAAGCCATTTGGGGGATTAGCTGCTGAAGAAGCCTTTAGTTTAGTAGCAACTAAAGATGGTAATTATGTGGCTTCTGGATTTCAAGAAGTATGGGATAAAGAAGCACAAGCGGTTAGCGACAAAGGATTTGATGCTTACCTAGTGAAGTTCGACGATAAAGGTGAAAAAATCTGGGAAAGAGCTAATGGTGGTAAAAATGAACAAAGAGCATTTGATATAGCTGAAACCTCTGATGGAAGTTTTATTTTAGTAGGGCTTTCTAAAGGAGACAGCAGAAAAGGTGTTGAAATAGCAGTTTTAAAAGCCAACCCTCAAGGTTTGGTAGCTATTGAAGAATCTGAAGAATAA
- a CDS encoding FAD-dependent monooxygenase produces the protein MKILIVGGGIAGLGLANILNNKSDIEITVIEKEGEWHIAGSGLYTPYNGVKVLDDLGLGEMAREKGHIISRRLFFDAKGQSILDLDLEEIWAQKKPCLGLNRKDLHEVLLSNLKNLNIHFNCTIKQVQEIESEINVTFSNGEKAIFDLVIVADGINSETRKATLGDIPFRLDQHQVCRLLINKPASINNWTMFGSNDGIFLIIPISKEIAYCYISNKNSATLSKEEFLKPFRSFASPVSDILSNEDNLKKAYWSKVEELAPLETYGKSKVVLIGDAAHAMPPYMAQGGSLALEDAYVLGKMILEGNNKGNWAQAFTDKRKERIDWVRARNRKREQLAKVPFWLAKIGLRFTGKKNWIKDYYPLRTGV, from the coding sequence ATGAAAATTTTAATTGTGGGAGGCGGGATTGCAGGTCTCGGTTTAGCTAATATTTTAAATAATAAAAGCGACATTGAGATTACTGTAATTGAGAAAGAAGGCGAATGGCACATTGCAGGTTCAGGTCTTTACACTCCTTACAATGGTGTAAAGGTTTTAGATGATCTTGGCTTGGGAGAAATGGCAAGAGAAAAAGGGCATATTATTTCACGAAGACTTTTTTTTGATGCCAAAGGACAATCTATACTCGATCTTGATCTAGAAGAAATATGGGCACAAAAAAAGCCATGCTTGGGTTTAAATAGAAAAGACCTTCACGAGGTACTTTTATCAAACCTAAAAAACCTAAACATCCATTTTAACTGTACAATCAAACAAGTACAAGAAATTGAGAGTGAGATAAATGTTACATTTTCTAATGGTGAAAAAGCTATATTTGATTTAGTAATTGTTGCAGATGGTATAAACTCCGAAACACGCAAAGCTACTTTAGGTGATATACCTTTTAGACTAGACCAACACCAAGTTTGCAGGTTACTCATAAACAAACCTGCTAGCATCAACAATTGGACAATGTTTGGTAGTAATGATGGCATTTTTTTAATCATTCCCATTAGTAAAGAAATAGCTTATTGCTACATCAGTAATAAGAACAGCGCAACGCTATCTAAAGAAGAATTTCTTAAACCTTTTAGAAGTTTTGCAAGCCCAGTATCAGATATATTGAGTAATGAAGACAACTTAAAAAAAGCCTATTGGAGTAAAGTGGAAGAACTCGCTCCGCTAGAAACTTATGGCAAAAGCAAAGTAGTTTTAATTGGTGATGCTGCACATGCTATGCCTCCATATATGGCTCAAGGTGGTTCATTAGCATTAGAAGATGCTTACGTTTTAGGTAAAATGATTTTAGAAGGAAATAATAAAGGAAACTGGGCACAAGCTTTTACTGATAAAAGAAAAGAGAGAATTGATTGGGTAAGGGCTCGAAATAGAAAAAGGGAGCAATTAGCAAAAGTACCTTTCTGGTTAGCTAAAATCGGATTAAGATTTACAGGAAAGAAAAACTGGATTAAAGACTATTACCCGTTACGAACAGGTGTATAA
- a CDS encoding FMN-binding glutamate synthase family protein — protein MHMLINYFEGLSGMSLFLYVILLIVIAVSIHDIVQRKHAIKHNFPLIGNFRYMLEKIGPELRQYIVANNREELPFNRSERSWIYASSKKENNYQGFGTDKDLVAPGHVFVNPSMFPYPVKPGHISYDNPYFVPCAKVIGKFHKRQYPYRPHSIINISAMSFGSLSANAIESLNKGALKVGCYHNTGEGSLSPYHKHGADMVFQIGTAYFGIRDEHGNFSLDKLVKLVEDNPTIKMIEIKLSQGAKPGKGGVLPAKKINKEISEIRGIPMGKDVVSPSYHTAFSTIPEMINFIEKIAHATGRPVGIKSAIGKLEMWHDLATYMAETNKGPDFITIDGGEGGTGAAPPAFADHVSLPFNFAFANIYKIFSKKGLSDKIAFIASGKLGLPANALKAIAMGADLINIAREAMMSIGCIQAQVCHTNRCPAGIATSNKWLAAGVDPALKSERFYNYIKTFRKEVLEITHACGYEHPCQVTMRDVDLSMGDNNYTLTLQQCFDYDKVPVEFHGMQSLKDCQYLGTPRNK, from the coding sequence ATGCATATGCTAATTAACTATTTTGAAGGCCTCAGTGGAATGTCTCTATTCCTTTATGTAATCCTTTTAATTGTAATAGCTGTATCTATACACGACATAGTTCAGCGAAAACACGCTATTAAACACAACTTCCCTCTCATTGGTAATTTCAGGTATATGTTGGAAAAAATAGGTCCTGAACTTCGTCAATATATTGTGGCTAACAACAGAGAAGAACTTCCATTCAACAGAAGCGAACGCTCTTGGATTTATGCTTCATCAAAAAAAGAAAATAACTATCAGGGTTTTGGTACAGACAAAGACTTGGTCGCACCCGGCCATGTATTTGTAAACCCCAGTATGTTTCCTTATCCAGTAAAACCCGGACATATTAGTTACGACAACCCTTACTTCGTACCTTGTGCTAAGGTGATAGGTAAATTTCACAAAAGACAGTATCCTTACAGACCACATTCTATTATTAATATATCGGCAATGAGCTTTGGCTCTCTATCTGCCAACGCCATCGAGTCGCTTAATAAAGGAGCTTTAAAAGTAGGTTGTTATCATAATACAGGAGAAGGCTCTCTTTCTCCATACCACAAACACGGTGCTGATATGGTTTTCCAGATTGGAACTGCCTATTTCGGGATTAGAGACGAACACGGAAATTTTTCTCTTGACAAACTGGTAAAACTTGTAGAAGATAACCCAACTATTAAAATGATAGAGATTAAACTTTCACAAGGTGCCAAACCCGGAAAAGGTGGCGTTTTACCAGCTAAAAAAATCAACAAAGAAATCTCTGAGATAAGAGGTATTCCAATGGGAAAAGATGTGGTTTCACCTTCTTATCACACCGCATTTTCAACCATTCCTGAGATGATTAATTTTATCGAAAAAATTGCTCATGCTACTGGCAGACCTGTGGGAATTAAATCTGCTATTGGTAAACTAGAAATGTGGCACGACCTCGCCACTTACATGGCAGAAACAAACAAAGGCCCAGATTTTATTACTATAGATGGAGGTGAAGGAGGAACAGGTGCAGCACCACCTGCTTTTGCCGATCACGTTTCACTTCCTTTCAACTTCGCATTTGCGAATATTTATAAGATATTTAGTAAAAAAGGATTATCTGACAAAATTGCTTTTATAGCCTCTGGCAAACTTGGTTTACCTGCCAATGCATTAAAAGCCATTGCTATGGGAGCAGATTTAATCAATATTGCCAGAGAGGCCATGATGTCAATTGGCTGTATTCAGGCTCAGGTTTGCCACACAAACAGATGTCCGGCTGGTATTGCCACTTCAAATAAATGGTTAGCAGCAGGTGTCGATCCTGCTCTTAAATCAGAAAGATTTTACAATTACATAAAAACCTTTAGAAAAGAGGTATTAGAAATTACACATGCCTGTGGTTACGAACATCCTTGTCAGGTTACTATGCGAGATGTAGACCTCAGTATGGGCGATAACAACTATACTTTAACCTTACAACAGTGCTTCGACTACGACAAAGTACCGGTTGAATTTCATGGAATGCAATCTTTAAAAGACTGCCAGTACTTGGGAACTCCTAGGAATAAGTAA
- the pdeM gene encoding ligase-associated DNA damage response endonuclease PdeM: protein MSTIDIQIVSNTISLLPGKAILLKKHSTLVVSDLHIGKAGHFRKYGIPISKSVHQDDLSTLSQIIATHFIKKLLIIGDLFHSELNLEWNLFKSFLENHQQVETILVAGNHDRYTKDVMKDYFSVYEEGYELENIIFSHEPLEINKIAANQYNICGHIHPAVRLNGTGRQSMKLPCFYFGERQGILPAFGKFTGTYIIKPTKADRIYVIAGKKVIAVS, encoded by the coding sequence TTGAGTACTATAGACATCCAGATTGTTTCAAATACCATTTCGCTACTACCCGGCAAGGCTATTCTTTTGAAAAAACACAGCACTTTGGTAGTAAGTGATTTGCATATTGGTAAAGCTGGACATTTTAGAAAATATGGGATTCCAATATCAAAATCGGTGCATCAGGATGATTTAAGTACGCTTTCTCAAATAATAGCGACACATTTTATTAAGAAGTTATTAATAATTGGTGACTTGTTTCATAGTGAGTTGAACCTAGAATGGAATTTATTTAAATCTTTTCTGGAAAATCACCAACAAGTAGAAACAATTCTAGTAGCAGGCAACCATGATAGATACACCAAAGATGTAATGAAAGATTACTTTTCTGTATATGAAGAAGGGTATGAACTAGAAAACATCATTTTTTCTCACGAACCTTTGGAAATAAATAAAATCGCTGCAAATCAATATAATATTTGCGGACACATTCACCCAGCTGTAAGATTAAATGGCACTGGTAGACAATCTATGAAGTTACCTTGTTTCTATTTTGGAGAGAGGCAGGGAATATTACCAGCATTTGGAAAATTTACCGGCACATACATAATTAAACCAACCAAAGCTGACCGTATTTATGTAATAGCCGGTAAAAAGGTGATAGCAGTTAGCTAG
- the pheA gene encoding prephenate dehydratase gives MDLNDLRNKIDSIDDQLLTLLNERMQVVKSVGELKRASNAIIYRPEREKAIVDRLESKNKGLLSRSAIEAIFLEIFAVSRNMELPERIAFLGPEGSFTHQAAESRFGATSEYVSLKTIKSVFESVDTERVRFGVVPVENNQQGSVIETIDLLGELDVKIVAEMPMPIHFTFASKEDRLEKITKIYSKDIAFRQCRKFIVDYFGEDIPLVEVASTSKATQLALENEGTAAICSHIAAKLYDLPVLFENIEDSQSNFTRFLIISKNFNNQKGVEDKTSILLKTSNNPGALALFLKEFEDVGINLTKLESRPAREGDSFKYWFLVDFDGHYLDDNVQKILKKHEDSIRFLGSYVKLC, from the coding sequence ATGGATTTAAATGATCTTAGGAATAAAATTGATTCCATAGACGATCAGCTTTTAACGCTACTAAACGAAAGGATGCAGGTGGTAAAGTCTGTTGGCGAATTAAAAAGAGCCAGCAATGCAATCATCTACAGACCTGAAAGAGAAAAGGCCATTGTTGACAGGCTTGAGAGTAAAAACAAAGGTTTACTTTCTCGCTCAGCTATTGAAGCAATCTTTTTGGAGATCTTTGCAGTGAGCAGAAACATGGAATTACCAGAAAGAATAGCCTTTTTAGGTCCTGAAGGAAGTTTTACTCATCAGGCAGCAGAGAGCAGATTTGGAGCTACCAGTGAGTATGTATCTCTTAAAACCATCAAATCAGTTTTTGAAAGTGTTGATACGGAGCGTGTGCGTTTTGGTGTGGTACCTGTTGAAAATAACCAACAAGGTTCTGTAATAGAAACGATTGATTTGCTTGGAGAGCTAGATGTAAAAATTGTGGCTGAAATGCCCATGCCAATCCATTTTACTTTTGCATCTAAAGAAGACAGGCTAGAGAAAATTACTAAGATATATTCTAAAGACATAGCATTTAGACAGTGTCGTAAATTTATAGTTGATTATTTTGGCGAGGATATTCCATTAGTAGAAGTTGCTTCGACTTCTAAGGCAACTCAATTGGCTTTAGAGAATGAAGGTACAGCAGCAATTTGTTCTCACATTGCTGCGAAGTTGTACGACTTACCAGTGTTATTTGAAAATATAGAAGATAGCCAAAGTAACTTTACCAGATTCTTAATTATCAGTAAGAATTTTAACAACCAAAAAGGTGTGGAAGACAAGACTTCAATCTTGCTTAAAACTTCGAACAACCCGGGTGCATTAGCATTATTTCTAAAAGAATTTGAAGATGTTGGTATTAACTTAACAAAGCTTGAAAGCCGTCCGGCAAGAGAGGGAGATTCTTTTAAATACTGGTTTCTAGTAGATTTTGACGGACACTATCTCGATGACAATGTGCAGAAGATACTTAAAAAACACGAAGATAGCATTCGCTTTTTAGGAAGTTATGTAAAGCTTTGCTAG
- a CDS encoding metal-dependent hydrolase family protein yields MKNYNKLIITLLLSVFYQFSYAQQTFIHCGSLIDGKSDDVMKEMTIVVEDNKIVSVEKGYKNVGKKDKVIDLKGHTVMPGLMDMHVHIEGQTSPTRYIDRFRLNPADVALKATQYTEITLMAGFTTVRDLGGSGVNMSLRDAITKGFIVGPRIYTAEKSIATTGGHADPTNGVKSDMMGDPGPKEGVINGPDDARKAVRQRYKNGADVIKITATGGVLSVARDGKRPQFTEEELIAIVETANDYNMVTAAHAHGDEGMRRAVAAGINSIEHGTLMSEETMDLMIEKGTYYVPTIIAGKTAEKFAKIEGYYPALVVPKALAIGPKIQETFAKAYKKGVKIAFGTDAGVYNHGDNWMEFQYMTEAGMPAMEAIQSATMSAATLLRVDDKLGSIETGKLADIIATPGNPLEDIDAMGNITFVMKDGVVYKGE; encoded by the coding sequence ATGAAGAACTACAACAAATTAATTATCACACTTTTATTGAGTGTGTTTTATCAATTCAGCTATGCTCAACAAACTTTTATTCATTGCGGAAGCCTAATAGACGGGAAAAGTGATGATGTAATGAAAGAAATGACAATTGTTGTTGAAGACAACAAGATTGTTTCTGTAGAAAAAGGATACAAAAACGTCGGAAAAAAAGACAAAGTTATCGATTTAAAAGGGCATACTGTAATGCCAGGTCTTATGGATATGCACGTGCATATCGAAGGGCAAACGAGTCCAACCAGATACATCGACAGATTCAGATTGAACCCAGCAGATGTAGCCTTAAAGGCAACTCAATATACCGAAATTACGTTAATGGCTGGTTTTACTACTGTGAGAGACTTAGGTGGATCAGGTGTAAACATGTCTTTAAGAGATGCCATTACAAAAGGCTTTATAGTTGGCCCAAGAATTTACACTGCTGAAAAATCTATCGCGACTACTGGTGGCCATGCAGACCCAACCAACGGTGTAAAAAGTGATATGATGGGCGACCCAGGACCAAAAGAAGGGGTTATTAATGGACCAGATGATGCTAGAAAAGCAGTAAGACAACGCTACAAAAATGGAGCTGATGTAATTAAAATCACGGCTACTGGTGGCGTGCTTAGTGTAGCAAGAGATGGAAAACGCCCACAGTTTACAGAAGAGGAGTTAATAGCAATTGTAGAAACTGCGAATGATTATAACATGGTTACTGCAGCGCACGCTCATGGCGACGAAGGTATGAGAAGAGCTGTAGCAGCAGGAATCAACTCTATCGAACATGGTACATTAATGTCTGAAGAAACCATGGATTTAATGATCGAAAAAGGTACTTATTATGTACCAACTATTATTGCAGGTAAAACAGCCGAGAAATTTGCGAAAATAGAAGGTTACTACCCTGCTTTGGTAGTTCCTAAAGCATTAGCAATTGGACCAAAAATTCAAGAAACCTTTGCTAAAGCTTATAAAAAAGGAGTGAAAATAGCTTTTGGAACTGATGCTGGTGTTTACAACCATGGCGACAACTGGATGGAGTTTCAATACATGACAGAAGCTGGTATGCCTGCAATGGAAGCAATTCAATCTGCTACTATGTCTGCCGCTACTTTACTTCGTGTTGATGATAAATTAGGGTCGATTGAAACCGGAAAATTAGCAGATATTATCGCTACTCCAGGAAATCCTTTGGAAGATATAGATGCAATGGGTAACATCACATTCGTAATGAAAGACGGAGTGGTTTACAAAGGAGAATAA
- a CDS encoding mechanosensitive ion channel family protein → MENLDFFKELSVTAAELIITYAPKVLLALVVLLVGLRVINFIMKVINNKLVQTNVDATLRPFAINLLSWTLKIMLFISVASMIGITTSSFVAVLGAAGLAVGLALQGTLSNFAGGILILIFRPYKVGDLVETQGRLGTVKEIQIFTTILSTPDNKMAIIPNGAIMNDEIVNFTTLGKIRVDLTMGISYGADIKKAKEVLEQVMLAHPKVLRDPLPFVGVSELGDSSVNLAVRPYAIPQDYWAVYFDIYENGKIALDDNGIEIPFPQMDVHMKN, encoded by the coding sequence TTGGAAAATCTCGATTTTTTTAAAGAATTATCAGTTACCGCTGCTGAACTGATTATTACTTACGCGCCCAAAGTTTTGTTAGCATTAGTTGTGTTATTGGTTGGCCTTAGGGTGATCAATTTTATAATGAAGGTAATCAATAACAAATTAGTACAAACTAATGTAGACGCTACACTAAGACCATTCGCGATTAACTTGTTGTCGTGGACGCTTAAAATAATGCTATTTATTAGTGTAGCATCAATGATAGGTATCACTACTTCCTCTTTTGTAGCTGTTTTAGGAGCAGCTGGATTGGCTGTTGGTCTTGCTTTGCAAGGTACACTTTCAAACTTTGCTGGAGGAATTCTTATTCTGATATTTAGGCCTTATAAAGTAGGAGACCTTGTTGAAACTCAAGGAAGATTAGGAACAGTAAAAGAAATTCAAATATTCACTACGATTCTCTCCACTCCGGATAATAAAATGGCAATTATTCCAAATGGAGCCATTATGAATGACGAAATAGTGAATTTTACAACCCTTGGTAAGATTAGGGTAGATTTAACGATGGGGATATCTTACGGGGCTGATATAAAGAAAGCCAAAGAAGTTTTAGAGCAAGTTATGCTTGCACACCCAAAAGTATTGAGAGATCCACTGCCATTTGTTGGTGTTAGTGAGCTAGGAGATAGTTCTGTGAATTTGGCAGTAAGACCTTATGCCATACCTCAAGACTATTGGGCAGTTTACTTTGATATATACGAAAACGGCAAAATCGCACTAGATGATAATGGTATAGAAATTCCATTCCCACAAATGGATGTGCACATGAAAAACTAA
- the mazG gene encoding nucleoside triphosphate pyrophosphohydrolase codes for MPESNRDEQLKAFGRLLDIMDDLRAKCPWDKKQTMESLRHLSIEEVYELSDAILENDMEEVSKELGDLMLHIVFYAKIASETSQFDIADVLNRICEKLIRRHPHIYGDVDVNSAEDVNRNWELIKLKEKGNKSTLGGVPASLPAMVKAVRVQDKARGVGFDWEKKEQVWEKVEEEMQEFKDEFNVAEDKEIDREKAEAEFGDLLFSLVNYSRFIGINPETALEKTNKKFIKRFNYLESESKKDGKSFGEMSLEEMDVYWERAKKL; via the coding sequence ATGCCAGAGAGTAACAGAGACGAACAACTTAAAGCATTCGGCAGATTACTTGATATTATGGACGATCTACGCGCGAAATGTCCATGGGATAAAAAGCAAACTATGGAATCGCTTCGCCATTTGAGTATAGAAGAGGTTTATGAACTTTCAGATGCTATTCTGGAGAATGATATGGAAGAAGTTTCAAAAGAACTGGGCGACCTTATGTTGCACATTGTGTTTTATGCAAAAATTGCTTCTGAAACAAGTCAGTTCGATATAGCAGATGTGTTGAATAGAATTTGTGAAAAACTAATTAGAAGGCATCCGCATATTTATGGAGATGTTGATGTGAATTCTGCTGAAGATGTAAATCGCAATTGGGAATTAATTAAACTGAAAGAGAAAGGGAACAAATCTACTTTAGGTGGCGTGCCTGCTTCTTTACCAGCAATGGTTAAAGCAGTTCGCGTGCAAGATAAGGCAAGAGGAGTGGGATTCGATTGGGAGAAAAAAGAGCAGGTTTGGGAGAAGGTAGAAGAAGAGATGCAGGAGTTTAAAGATGAATTTAATGTAGCAGAAGATAAGGAAATTGATCGCGAAAAAGCTGAAGCAGAGTTTGGCGACCTTTTGTTCTCTTTGGTAAACTATTCCAGATTTATTGGTATAAATCCAGAAACTGCTTTAGAGAAAACGAATAAGAAGTTTATAAAGCGATTTAATTACCTTGAATCTGAGTCTAAAAAAGACGGAAAAAGCTTTGGTGAGATGTCTCTAGAAGAGATGGATGTGTATTGGGAACGTGCAAAAAAGCTATAG
- a CDS encoding M20 metallopeptidase family protein: MKKLQLVTAILSLGVLSLSFIKLPLKEKLDAIVEKDYDYLSEFYKHIHQNPEISLFEKETSKKLAEELRKIGFEVTENFGGYGIVGVLENGKGPTILYRTDMDALPVKEKTELSYASSMQMDNGDNTGTMVSTMHACGHDMHMTTWLGTARALKELSSEWKGKVIFIGQPAEEIGKGAKLMLDAGLYEKFGVPDYGIGLHCSPNLFAGTVGFGKGYTMANVESVDITVKGVGAHGAAPHKSIDPVVLASLIVMDLQTVVSRSIDPTDPAVLTVGAIQGGTKHNIIPDEVKLQLTLRSYSDKAKNQLVEGIKRICKGQAIAAGLSEEMFPEVKVSESYTPANYNDPALVDKFIASSNDAIGEENVVDSAPLMLGEDFSRYGRTKEDVPTVLMWLGTVTPERIASFEDKGADLPGLHSPYYYPQPDKSIRTGVKVMTTAIIDMMQGNKQ, encoded by the coding sequence ATGAAAAAATTACAACTAGTTACAGCAATACTCTCACTGGGAGTATTAAGTCTGTCGTTCATTAAATTGCCGCTAAAAGAAAAGTTAGATGCAATTGTTGAAAAGGATTACGACTATCTGAGTGAGTTTTATAAACATATCCATCAAAATCCCGAAATTTCATTATTTGAAAAAGAAACCTCTAAAAAGCTGGCAGAAGAGCTAAGGAAAATTGGCTTTGAAGTTACAGAAAACTTTGGCGGTTATGGCATAGTTGGAGTTTTGGAGAATGGCAAAGGTCCTACAATTCTTTATAGAACAGATATGGATGCTTTACCAGTAAAGGAAAAAACGGAGTTGTCTTATGCAAGTTCTATGCAGATGGACAATGGAGATAACACTGGAACAATGGTGAGCACTATGCATGCATGTGGTCATGATATGCACATGACTACTTGGTTGGGTACTGCAAGAGCCCTAAAAGAATTATCTAGTGAGTGGAAAGGTAAAGTGATTTTTATTGGGCAGCCTGCAGAAGAGATCGGAAAAGGAGCTAAACTTATGCTTGATGCAGGTTTATATGAGAAGTTTGGTGTGCCAGATTATGGAATAGGTTTGCATTGTAGTCCTAATCTATTTGCTGGAACTGTAGGTTTTGGTAAAGGTTATACAATGGCAAATGTAGAATCTGTTGATATTACTGTGAAAGGAGTTGGTGCACATGGAGCTGCTCCACACAAATCTATAGACCCTGTAGTGTTGGCATCTCTTATTGTTATGGATTTACAAACTGTAGTGAGTAGATCAATTGATCCAACAGATCCCGCTGTGCTAACAGTTGGAGCTATACAAGGTGGTACTAAACACAATATTATTCCTGATGAAGTGAAATTGCAGTTGACATTACGTTCGTATTCAGACAAAGCAAAAAATCAGTTAGTCGAAGGAATTAAAAGAATATGTAAAGGTCAGGCAATAGCTGCTGGTTTATCAGAAGAAATGTTTCCTGAAGTTAAAGTTTCAGAAAGTTATACACCTGCAAACTACAACGATCCTGCTTTAGTAGATAAATTTATTGCTTCATCTAATGATGCAATTGGAGAAGAAAATGTTGTTGATTCTGCTCCATTAATGCTTGGGGAAGACTTTTCAAGATATGGTAGAACAAAAGAAGATGTGCCTACTGTTTTAATGTGGTTAGGAACTGTTACTCCTGAAAGAATAGCTTCATTTGAAGATAAAGGAGCAGATTTACCGGGTTTACATTCTCCTTATTATTATCCGCAGCCAGATAAATCAATTAGAACTGGTGTAAAAGTGATGACTACTGCAATTATTGATATGATGCAGGGTAACAAGCAATAA